A part of Brachybacterium faecium DSM 4810 genomic DNA contains:
- a CDS encoding cytidylate kinase (PFAM: Cytidylate kinase; GTPase of unknown function~TIGRFAM: GTP-binding conserved hypothetical protein; cytidylate kinase; small GTP-binding protein domain; GTP-binding protein Era), whose protein sequence is MHTSAPHDPSDLATPRPAEGITIAIDGPAGSGKSTVSRLVAEALDGGILDTGAMYRAVAWWCLDQGIDLTDRDAVARAAEEIDLDLGTDPAGATVVVAGTDITAEIRAQHISQRVSEVATNTLVRPILQRRQRDLLFGAAASRGFCVAEGRDITTVVAPDAHVRVLLTASDEERMRRRAAELDLEDNEETRARMADQVLRRDRDDSAVSEFLTAADGVEAVDTTGLGIEDVVEQVLMLVAAAEQAQEEDLHGRAEPPLADGTVVLEHAPAGADASEEEPSDEAVEAALRAGLSEYALDDEDLSLLEDEELEGPRAAVQRNLPVVAVVGRPNVGKSTLVNRILGRREAVVEDRPGVTRDRVFYEAEWTGKDFWLVDTGGWEDRVQGIAYRVAEQAEVAVSLADVVLFIVDANVGVTTTDEQLLKVLRKANVPIVLVANKVDDQRGELEAAALWNLGLGEPHAVSALHGRGSGDLLDAVVAAMPEEGRGAAADHGPRRVALVGRPNVGKSSLLNRLAGEQRVVVDDIAGTTRDPVDEKISLGGKDWTFVDTAGIRRRVLQSQGADYYASLRTRAALDRAEVAVVLLEASEPLSTQDLKIIDMVLESGRALVLAFNKWDLIDEERRRALEYEIERDLGHVAWAPRVNISAETGRHAEKLVPAIETALESWDRRIPTGRLNAFLGQLVAAHPHPLRGGKQSRILFATQARTRPPRFVIFASGFLEHGYRRFIERRLREDFAFTGSPIVIGVRIREKRRR, encoded by the coding sequence ATGCACACCAGCGCGCCGCACGATCCCTCCGACCTCGCGACCCCCCGCCCGGCCGAGGGCATCACCATCGCGATCGACGGCCCGGCAGGTTCCGGGAAGTCGACCGTCTCGCGGCTCGTCGCGGAAGCGCTCGACGGCGGCATCCTCGACACCGGCGCGATGTACCGGGCCGTGGCCTGGTGGTGCCTGGACCAGGGGATCGACCTCACCGACCGTGACGCGGTGGCCCGCGCCGCCGAGGAGATCGACCTCGACCTCGGCACCGACCCGGCCGGCGCGACCGTCGTCGTGGCGGGCACCGACATCACCGCCGAGATCCGCGCCCAGCACATCTCCCAGCGGGTCAGCGAGGTCGCCACCAACACCCTCGTGCGCCCGATCCTCCAGCGCCGCCAGCGCGACCTGCTCTTCGGCGCGGCGGCCTCGCGCGGCTTCTGCGTCGCCGAGGGCCGCGACATCACCACCGTCGTCGCCCCGGATGCGCACGTGCGCGTGCTGCTCACCGCCTCCGACGAGGAGCGGATGCGCCGCCGCGCCGCGGAGCTCGACCTCGAGGACAACGAGGAGACCCGGGCGCGCATGGCCGATCAGGTGCTGCGCCGCGACCGGGACGACTCCGCCGTCTCCGAGTTCCTCACCGCCGCCGACGGCGTGGAGGCCGTGGACACCACCGGGCTCGGCATCGAGGACGTCGTGGAGCAGGTGCTGATGCTCGTCGCCGCGGCGGAGCAGGCGCAGGAGGAGGATCTGCACGGCCGTGCGGAGCCGCCGCTCGCCGACGGCACGGTGGTCCTCGAGCACGCCCCGGCGGGTGCCGACGCCTCGGAGGAGGAGCCCTCCGACGAGGCGGTCGAGGCGGCGCTGCGGGCGGGGCTGTCCGAGTACGCGCTCGACGACGAGGACCTGTCCTTGCTCGAGGACGAGGAGCTCGAGGGGCCGCGCGCCGCCGTCCAGCGCAACCTGCCCGTCGTCGCCGTCGTCGGCCGCCCGAACGTCGGCAAGTCCACGCTCGTCAACCGGATCCTCGGCCGCCGCGAGGCGGTTGTCGAGGACCGTCCCGGCGTGACCCGGGACCGCGTCTTCTACGAGGCGGAATGGACGGGCAAGGACTTCTGGCTGGTCGACACCGGCGGCTGGGAGGACCGCGTCCAGGGCATCGCCTATCGCGTCGCCGAACAGGCGGAGGTCGCCGTGTCCCTCGCGGACGTGGTGCTGTTCATCGTCGACGCGAACGTGGGCGTGACCACCACCGACGAGCAGCTGCTCAAGGTGCTGCGCAAGGCGAACGTGCCGATCGTGCTGGTCGCGAACAAGGTCGACGATCAGCGGGGCGAGCTCGAGGCCGCGGCGCTGTGGAACCTCGGCCTCGGCGAGCCGCACGCGGTCTCCGCGCTGCACGGCCGGGGCTCCGGCGACCTTCTGGACGCCGTGGTTGCAGCGATGCCCGAGGAGGGCCGGGGCGCGGCCGCCGATCACGGCCCGCGCCGTGTCGCGCTGGTGGGCCGCCCGAACGTGGGCAAGTCCTCGCTCCTGAACCGCCTGGCCGGTGAGCAGCGCGTGGTGGTCGACGACATCGCCGGCACCACTCGCGACCCCGTGGACGAGAAGATCTCCCTCGGCGGCAAGGACTGGACCTTCGTGGACACCGCCGGCATCCGCCGCCGCGTGCTCCAGTCGCAGGGCGCCGACTACTACGCCTCCCTGCGCACCCGCGCGGCGCTGGACCGGGCCGAGGTCGCGGTGGTGCTGCTCGAGGCCTCCGAGCCGCTGTCCACCCAGGATCTGAAGATCATCGACATGGTGCTCGAATCGGGCCGCGCCCTGGTGCTGGCCTTCAACAAGTGGGACCTGATCGACGAGGAGCGCCGCCGGGCGCTCGAGTACGAGATCGAACGGGATCTGGGCCACGTCGCCTGGGCGCCGCGGGTGAACATCTCCGCGGAGACCGGCCGCCACGCCGAGAAGCTGGTCCCGGCGATCGAGACGGCGCTGGAGTCCTGGGACCGGCGGATCCCCACCGGCCGGCTCAACGCCTTCCTGGGCCAGCTGGTCGCGGCGCATCCGCATCCGCTGCGCGGCGGCAAGCAGTCCCGGATCCTCTTCGCGACGCAGGCGCGCACGCGGCCGCCGCGGTTCGTCATCTTCGCCAGCGGCTTCCTCGAGCACGGCTACCGCCGCTTCATCGAGCGTCGCCTGCGGGAGGACTTCGCCTTCACGGGCTCGCCGATCGTGATCGGGGTGCGGATCCGCGAGAAGCGCCGCCGCTGA
- a CDS encoding ABC-type sugar transport system, periplasmic component (PFAM: Bacterial extracellular solute-binding protein) — MPPPTHVPRPPDRRTFLRFTAGAAAVIPLSALAGCTSGGSRDPGTIRIAFQQFGSGTIKQEWISAAAQEFSQDHPELTVELVPIVASENDYFTKNELLMSSPRTSPDLVYEDSFILLSDMGAGYLQPITDLVEGFEHWDDIADASKEAVTGEDGEVYGIPITTDTRAVWFQREVFAEAGLPEDWQPGSWEDILDAARAIRDSDSEAIPFFMFAGTPQGEKASMQGFEMLLYGTGDGTGLYDRDAEKWILGSQGFIDALDFLKTLFDEDLTASLGQHLDPNISETIYTSMLPEAKLGMLVDGSWISQNWTDSAARPWPEWPEVVGLADMPTQDGGGSGTVTLAGGWGLSIPTHVSDREVAFRFLEKLVSTETLVKYAIADNHITVRADVAESEEYLSYSPAVEYFTDLLETAYYRPALPAYPEVSSAVQEAMEAVMTGSTPEDAAAAYDATVTDIVGPENVQEATS, encoded by the coding sequence GTGCCCCCACCTACGCACGTCCCGCGGCCCCCGGACCGGCGCACCTTCCTGCGCTTCACCGCCGGCGCCGCCGCCGTGATCCCGCTCAGCGCCCTCGCCGGCTGCACCTCCGGCGGCTCCCGCGACCCGGGCACGATCCGGATCGCGTTCCAGCAGTTCGGCTCCGGCACGATCAAACAGGAGTGGATCAGCGCCGCGGCACAGGAGTTCTCCCAGGACCACCCCGAGCTCACCGTCGAGCTCGTGCCGATCGTCGCCTCCGAGAACGACTACTTCACGAAGAACGAGCTGCTCATGAGCTCGCCCCGCACCAGCCCGGACCTCGTGTACGAGGACTCCTTCATCCTCCTGTCGGACATGGGCGCCGGATACCTCCAGCCGATCACCGACCTGGTCGAGGGCTTCGAGCACTGGGACGACATCGCCGACGCCTCGAAGGAGGCCGTCACCGGTGAGGACGGGGAGGTGTACGGCATCCCGATCACCACCGACACCCGTGCCGTCTGGTTCCAGCGCGAGGTGTTCGCCGAGGCCGGCCTGCCCGAGGACTGGCAGCCCGGCAGCTGGGAGGACATCCTCGACGCCGCACGGGCGATCCGGGACTCCGACAGCGAGGCGATCCCGTTCTTCATGTTCGCCGGCACCCCGCAGGGCGAGAAGGCCTCGATGCAGGGCTTCGAGATGCTGCTGTACGGCACCGGTGACGGGACCGGGCTCTACGACCGCGACGCGGAGAAGTGGATCCTGGGCAGCCAGGGCTTCATCGACGCGCTCGACTTCCTCAAGACGCTGTTCGACGAGGACCTCACCGCCTCCCTCGGCCAGCACCTGGACCCGAACATCTCCGAGACGATCTACACCTCGATGCTGCCGGAGGCGAAGCTCGGCATGCTCGTCGACGGCTCCTGGATCTCCCAGAACTGGACCGACTCCGCCGCCCGCCCCTGGCCGGAGTGGCCGGAGGTGGTGGGGCTCGCGGACATGCCCACGCAGGACGGCGGAGGCAGCGGAACGGTCACCCTGGCCGGCGGCTGGGGACTGTCCATCCCCACGCACGTCAGCGACCGCGAGGTGGCCTTCCGCTTCCTCGAGAAGCTCGTCTCCACCGAGACCCTGGTGAAGTACGCGATCGCCGACAACCACATCACCGTGCGCGCCGACGTCGCCGAGAGCGAGGAATACCTCTCCTACTCGCCCGCGGTGGAGTACTTCACGGACCTGCTGGAGACCGCGTACTACCGGCCGGCGCTGCCCGCCTACCCGGAGGTCTCCTCCGCCGTCCAGGAGGCGATGGAGGCCGTCATGACCGGCAGCACCCCCGAGGATGCCGCTGCGGCCTACGACGCGACCGTCACTGACATCGTCGGCCCCGAGAACGTGCAGGAGGCCACCTCATGA
- a CDS encoding ATPase involved in chromosome partitioning (PFAM: CobQ/CobB/MinD/ParA nucleotide binding domain), translating into MSPTSSQQLDIDLGPTGRPMPELPEPAPLDGHGPARIISMVNQKGGVGKTTSVINLGAALAELGRRVLLVDLDPQGALSAGTGVNPYDLDVTVYNLLMERGHDVRTVIQETHTDNLDVLPANIDLSAAEVTLVNEVAREMALARVLRPVADEYDVIIIDCQPSLGLLTVNALAASHGVIIPLEAEYFALRGVALLVETIEKVQDRINPRLELDGILITMFDPRTLHAREVCQRVVEAFPDQVFHTTINRTVKFPDASVAAEPIISFATSNKGAAAYRQLARELISRGAAA; encoded by the coding sequence GTGAGCCCGACCTCCTCCCAGCAGCTTGACATCGACCTCGGCCCGACGGGCCGCCCGATGCCGGAGCTCCCGGAGCCGGCCCCGCTCGACGGCCACGGCCCCGCGCGGATCATCTCGATGGTGAACCAGAAGGGCGGGGTCGGGAAGACGACCAGCGTCATCAACCTCGGCGCCGCCCTGGCCGAGCTGGGCCGCCGGGTGCTGCTGGTGGACCTCGACCCGCAGGGCGCGCTCAGCGCCGGCACCGGGGTGAACCCCTACGACCTGGACGTGACCGTCTACAACCTGCTCATGGAGCGGGGCCACGACGTGCGCACGGTGATCCAGGAGACGCACACCGACAACCTCGACGTCCTGCCCGCGAACATCGACCTCTCCGCGGCCGAGGTGACGCTCGTTAACGAGGTCGCCCGCGAGATGGCGCTGGCACGGGTGCTGCGCCCGGTGGCCGACGAATACGACGTGATCATCATCGACTGCCAGCCCTCGCTGGGCCTGCTGACCGTCAACGCGCTGGCCGCGAGCCACGGCGTGATCATCCCGCTGGAGGCCGAGTACTTCGCGCTGCGCGGCGTGGCCCTGCTGGTGGAGACGATCGAGAAGGTGCAGGACCGCATCAACCCCCGCCTCGAGCTCGACGGCATCCTCATCACCATGTTCGATCCGCGCACCCTGCATGCTCGCGAGGTGTGCCAGCGCGTGGTCGAGGCGTTCCCCGACCAGGTCTTCCACACCACCATCAACCGCACGGTGAAGTTCCCCGACGCGTCCGTGGCCGCGGAGCCGATCATCTCCTTCGCGACCTCGAACAAGGGGGCGGCCGCCTACCGCCAGCTCGCCCGGGAGCTCATCTCCCGCGGCGCGGCCGCCTGA
- a CDS encoding TM2 domain-containing protein (PFAM: TM2 domain), which yields MSTPGDNGSWQPQGNDDAQGAAAQPSQDPWAQPPAEQPGAAQGPYGQPAPGAQPYGQQDPYGPQDPSGPQSPYGQQSPYGAPSPYGQQSPYGQDPFAQPSAGSASDPYGQQPAPGQDPFAQPSAGSASDPYAQGQQSWSAAPGSGPSASDPNGQTGGAGAPGQGGFPQGTAPQGSAPQGEAQSRLVVGLLGIFLGGFGVHRFLLGYTTIGILQIVVTVFTCGIGAWWGVIEGIMVLAKAPAFERDAHGRPLTD from the coding sequence ATGAGCACTCCCGGTGACAACGGCTCCTGGCAGCCCCAGGGCAACGACGACGCACAGGGCGCCGCGGCGCAGCCCTCGCAGGATCCGTGGGCGCAGCCGCCCGCCGAGCAGCCCGGCGCGGCGCAGGGCCCGTACGGCCAGCCGGCCCCCGGCGCACAGCCCTACGGCCAGCAGGATCCCTACGGCCCGCAGGACCCGTCCGGCCCGCAGAGCCCGTATGGCCAGCAGAGCCCGTACGGCGCGCCGAGCCCCTACGGCCAGCAGAGCCCCTACGGCCAGGACCCCTTCGCGCAGCCCTCGGCCGGCTCCGCCTCGGACCCCTACGGACAGCAGCCCGCCCCCGGGCAGGATCCGTTCGCGCAGCCGTCGGCCGGGTCCGCCTCCGATCCCTACGCCCAGGGGCAGCAGAGCTGGTCCGCAGCACCGGGCTCCGGCCCCTCGGCCTCCGACCCCAATGGCCAGACCGGCGGCGCCGGCGCGCCCGGCCAGGGAGGCTTCCCGCAGGGCACCGCGCCCCAGGGCAGCGCACCCCAGGGCGAGGCGCAGAGCCGCCTCGTGGTGGGGCTGCTGGGCATCTTCCTCGGCGGCTTCGGCGTGCACCGCTTCCTGCTCGGCTACACCACCATCGGCATCCTCCAGATCGTCGTCACCGTCTTCACCTGCGGGATCGGCGCGTGGTGGGGAGTGATCGAGGGGATCATGGTGCTGGCCAAGGCGCCGGCCTTCGAACGCGACGCCCACGGCCGCCCGCTCACCGACTGA
- a CDS encoding protoheme IX farnesyltransferase (PFAM: UbiA prenyltransferase family~TIGRFAM: protoheme IX farnesyltransferase): protein MRTVVRGYVALTKPRIIELLLITTIPTMFLAAGGFPSPWLILTTMIGGYLAAGGANALNMYLDRDIDAKMKRTKRRPLVTGEISPRAGLIFGIVLSIVSALWLGLLVNWMSAALAAGAILLYVVFYTMILKRRTSQNIVWGGIAGCMPVLIGWSAVTGTVSWTAVLLFLVIFFWTPPHYWPLAEKFSKDYADAGVPMLPVVASRTNVARQMIMHTALMVAASLAIIPLGQTGWVYGAGAVASGLWFGFLVVRYAVRVHRGLTGKALGPMAVFHGSITYLTVLFVALAIDPFVTL, encoded by the coding sequence ATGCGCACCGTGGTGCGCGGCTACGTGGCGCTGACCAAGCCCCGCATCATCGAGCTGCTGCTCATCACCACGATCCCCACGATGTTCCTCGCGGCCGGCGGGTTCCCCTCGCCCTGGCTGATCCTCACCACGATGATCGGCGGCTACCTCGCCGCCGGCGGTGCGAACGCGCTGAACATGTACCTCGACCGCGACATCGACGCGAAGATGAAGCGGACCAAGCGGCGCCCGCTGGTCACCGGGGAGATCTCCCCGCGGGCGGGGCTGATCTTCGGGATCGTGCTGTCGATCGTCTCCGCGCTCTGGCTCGGGCTGCTGGTGAACTGGATGTCGGCGGCCCTCGCCGCCGGGGCGATCCTGCTGTACGTCGTGTTCTACACGATGATCCTCAAGCGCCGCACCAGCCAGAACATCGTCTGGGGCGGGATCGCGGGCTGCATGCCGGTGCTGATCGGCTGGTCGGCCGTGACCGGCACCGTCTCCTGGACCGCCGTGCTGCTGTTCCTGGTGATCTTCTTCTGGACGCCGCCGCACTACTGGCCGCTCGCGGAGAAGTTCTCCAAGGACTACGCCGATGCGGGCGTGCCGATGCTGCCGGTGGTCGCCTCGCGCACGAACGTGGCGCGCCAGATGATCATGCACACCGCCCTGATGGTGGCGGCGAGCCTCGCGATCATCCCGCTGGGGCAGACCGGCTGGGTGTACGGCGCGGGCGCCGTCGCCTCCGGGCTCTGGTTCGGCTTCCTCGTGGTGCGCTACGCGGTGCGGGTGCACCGCGGCCTGACCGGCAAGGCGCTGGGCCCGATGGCGGTGTTCCACGGCTCGATCACCTACCTGACCGTCCTGTTCGTCGCCCTCGCGATCGATCCCTTCGTCACCCTGTGA
- a CDS encoding pseudouridine synthase family protein (PFAM: S4 domain; RNA pseudouridylate synthase~TIGRFAM: pseudouridine synthase family), translating into MAAERSAGRGAGKGASRRGGGRPNRRRSAFTPPRQVRLRDGEGQPVAPAEDARTGHDAPEPHRADGERLQKVLARAGFGSRRACETLISTGRVRVDGAVVQEQGVRIDPAAQVVHVDGRRLQLDETKLTLVLNKPRGVVSAMSDPEGRRDLSEFTAAHSQRLYHVGRLDYETEGLLLLTNDGELAHRLTHPSFEVAKTYVCRFDAPGGPPRGLVRTLRDGVELEDGPARADRARVLAQDGREAVVEVTLHEGRNRIVRRMFASRGFELTALIRTRIGPVLLGDLAPGTTRELSGRELGTLMAEVGL; encoded by the coding sequence ATGGCCGCGGAGCGCTCCGCAGGGCGCGGCGCGGGGAAGGGCGCATCCCGCCGCGGCGGAGGGCGCCCGAACCGGCGCCGCAGCGCCTTCACCCCGCCGCGCCAGGTGCGTTTGCGGGACGGGGAGGGCCAGCCCGTCGCACCCGCCGAGGACGCCCGGACGGGCCACGACGCCCCGGAGCCGCATCGGGCCGACGGCGAAAGGCTCCAGAAGGTGCTCGCGCGGGCCGGATTCGGCTCCCGCCGCGCCTGCGAGACGCTGATCTCCACGGGCCGGGTGCGGGTCGACGGCGCCGTCGTGCAGGAGCAGGGCGTGCGCATCGACCCGGCGGCGCAGGTGGTGCACGTCGACGGCCGCCGCCTCCAGCTCGACGAGACCAAGCTGACCCTGGTGCTGAACAAGCCCCGCGGCGTGGTCTCCGCGATGAGCGATCCCGAGGGCCGGCGCGACCTCTCCGAGTTCACCGCCGCGCACTCGCAGCGGCTCTATCACGTGGGCCGCCTGGACTACGAGACCGAGGGTCTGCTGCTGCTGACGAACGACGGCGAGCTCGCGCACCGGCTCACCCACCCCAGCTTCGAGGTGGCGAAGACCTATGTGTGCCGCTTCGACGCGCCGGGCGGGCCGCCCCGCGGCCTGGTCCGCACCCTGCGGGACGGGGTCGAGCTCGAGGACGGTCCCGCTCGCGCGGATCGCGCGCGGGTCCTGGCCCAGGACGGCCGCGAGGCCGTGGTCGAGGTGACCCTCCACGAGGGCCGCAACCGCATCGTGCGCCGCATGTTCGCCTCCCGGGGCTTCGAGCTGACCGCGCTGATCCGCACCCGCATCGGCCCCGTGCTGCTGGGCGATCTCGCCCCCGGCACCACGCGCGAGCTCAGCGGCCGCGAGCTCGGCACCCTGATGGCGGAGGTGGGCCTGTGA
- a CDS encoding ADP-ribose pyrophosphatase (PFAM: NUDIX domain), giving the protein MLSLREHIGHELLWMPGVTAMVLDRDRTRMLAVRRADDGAWTPVTGIIDPGEEPAIAAVREVAEEAGIRCRAQRLLDVRTLPPITYDNGDRAQYLDLCFLCEADGSEEPFPADGENTAARWFPLDDPPPMNTRFTEQLALARAPGTETQFRR; this is encoded by the coding sequence GTGCTCTCCCTGCGCGAACACATCGGGCACGAGCTGCTGTGGATGCCCGGCGTGACCGCCATGGTGCTGGACCGCGACCGCACCCGGATGCTCGCGGTGCGCCGCGCGGACGACGGCGCCTGGACCCCGGTCACGGGGATCATCGACCCGGGGGAGGAGCCCGCCATCGCCGCGGTGCGGGAGGTCGCCGAGGAGGCCGGGATCCGCTGCCGGGCGCAGCGGCTGCTCGACGTGCGCACGCTCCCACCGATCACCTACGACAACGGCGACCGCGCGCAGTACCTCGATCTCTGCTTCCTCTGCGAGGCCGACGGCAGCGAGGAGCCGTTCCCGGCCGACGGGGAGAACACCGCGGCACGCTGGTTCCCGCTCGATGATCCGCCGCCGATGAACACCCGCTTCACCGAGCAGCTCGCGCTGGCCCGGGCGCCCGGCACCGAGACGCAGTTCCGCCGATGA
- a CDS encoding prephenate dehydrogenase (PFAM: ACT domain; Prephenate dehydrogenase) produces the protein MTSLVPSPVRIIGTGLIGGSLGMALSDAGVEVQVEDVSPGTAALAVELGVGALAEEESPAPALVLVAAPPDVAAALLARALRTWPEAVVADVASVKSTVLDGLRGQTSPEDLRRYIGAHPMAGREVSGVIAARADLFLGRPFVVVPHETTTPDAVSALRGLATEIGSVPTTMDAAAHDIAVAHVSHVPQVMASMLAATLLEPSESALGLAGQGLRDTTRIADSDPRLWVEILGANASAVAQVLGGVREHLDEVMAALETLQGDPDPGTGSRRALAALVAEGNRGVRRIPGKHGGATDAFATVVVLVPDRPGELARLLTEIGQIGVNLEDLRLEHELGRAVGLAHIAIDAAREDLLTRELTERGWRVADA, from the coding sequence GTGACCTCCCTGGTGCCCTCGCCCGTGCGGATCATCGGCACCGGCCTCATCGGCGGGTCCCTCGGGATGGCGCTGAGCGATGCCGGGGTCGAGGTGCAGGTGGAGGACGTCTCCCCGGGCACGGCCGCGCTGGCGGTCGAGCTCGGCGTGGGCGCCCTCGCGGAGGAGGAGTCCCCGGCTCCGGCCCTGGTGCTCGTCGCCGCCCCGCCCGATGTCGCCGCAGCCCTCCTCGCCCGGGCGCTGCGCACCTGGCCCGAGGCGGTGGTCGCCGATGTCGCGAGCGTGAAATCCACGGTGCTCGACGGGCTGCGCGGCCAGACCAGCCCCGAGGACCTGCGGCGCTACATCGGCGCCCATCCGATGGCCGGGCGCGAGGTCTCCGGCGTGATCGCCGCCCGCGCCGATCTCTTCCTGGGCCGGCCCTTCGTGGTGGTCCCGCACGAGACCACCACGCCGGACGCGGTGAGCGCGCTGCGCGGGCTGGCCACCGAGATCGGCTCCGTGCCCACCACGATGGACGCCGCCGCGCACGACATCGCCGTCGCCCACGTCTCGCACGTGCCGCAGGTGATGGCCAGCATGCTCGCCGCCACCCTGCTCGAGCCCTCCGAATCCGCGCTCGGCCTCGCCGGGCAGGGGCTGCGCGACACCACGCGCATCGCCGACTCCGATCCGCGGCTCTGGGTCGAGATCCTCGGCGCCAACGCGAGCGCCGTCGCACAGGTGCTCGGCGGGGTGCGGGAGCATCTCGACGAGGTGATGGCGGCGCTCGAGACCCTGCAGGGCGATCCCGATCCGGGCACCGGCTCCCGGCGCGCCCTCGCCGCCCTCGTCGCCGAGGGCAACCGCGGGGTGCGCCGCATCCCCGGCAAGCACGGCGGCGCGACGGACGCCTTCGCCACGGTCGTGGTGCTGGTCCCGGACCGCCCCGGCGAACTCGCCCGCCTGCTCACCGAGATCGGGCAGATCGGCGTGAACCTCGAGGACCTCCGGCTCGAGCACGAGCTCGGCAGGGCCGTCGGCCTCGCGCACATCGCGATCGACGCCGCCCGTGAGGACCTCCTCACGCGGGAGCTCACCGAACGCGGCTGGAGGGTCGCGGACGCCTGA
- a CDS encoding tyrosine recombinase XerD subunit (PFAM: Phage integrase family; Phage integrase, N-terminal SAM-like domain), translating to MTPGGAPDPAPEQALRPADERILEQYLSHLRIERGLSANTLAAYRRDLRRYLAELARRDIDATAVDPQQLGRWLQSLRTGADGGSVLSASSAARSLAAVRGLHSFLDAERVSSSGDPARLVPSPALPRRLPHPLAIAQVEALIEAAGRPSTGRDATARALRDRALLEVLYGLGARISEATGLDVDDIDAQERAAVLRGKGDKHRVVPVGRFALEALEAYLTRGRPVLAARGTGTPAIFLGSRGTRLTRQAAWQVVQRAADAAELSDLPEPISPHTLRHSYATHLLHGGADVRAVQELLGHASVTTTQLYTQVTVDSLRETHAGAHPRARRGA from the coding sequence GTGACCCCGGGCGGCGCCCCTGATCCTGCCCCGGAGCAGGCGCTGCGCCCCGCCGACGAGCGGATCCTCGAGCAGTACCTGAGCCACCTGCGCATCGAGCGAGGCCTCTCCGCCAACACCCTCGCCGCCTACCGCCGCGACCTGCGCCGCTATCTCGCAGAGCTCGCCCGGCGCGACATCGACGCGACCGCGGTCGATCCCCAGCAGCTGGGCAGGTGGCTGCAGTCCCTGCGCACCGGCGCCGACGGCGGCAGCGTCCTGTCGGCGTCCTCCGCCGCGCGCTCCCTGGCCGCGGTGCGGGGCCTGCACTCCTTCCTCGACGCCGAACGGGTCTCCAGCTCGGGCGACCCCGCACGGCTGGTCCCCTCCCCGGCGCTGCCGCGCCGCCTGCCCCACCCCCTCGCGATCGCGCAGGTCGAGGCGCTCATCGAGGCCGCGGGCCGGCCCAGCACGGGCCGGGACGCCACCGCCCGCGCGCTGCGCGACCGGGCGCTGCTCGAGGTGCTCTACGGGCTCGGGGCGCGGATCTCCGAGGCGACCGGGCTCGACGTCGACGACATCGACGCCCAGGAGCGCGCGGCCGTGCTGCGCGGCAAGGGGGACAAGCACCGCGTGGTGCCGGTGGGGCGATTCGCCCTCGAGGCGCTCGAGGCGTATCTCACGCGCGGCAGGCCCGTCCTGGCGGCGCGCGGAACGGGGACACCCGCGATCTTCCTGGGCTCCCGCGGCACCCGGCTGACCAGGCAGGCCGCCTGGCAGGTGGTGCAGCGCGCCGCGGACGCCGCCGAGCTGAGCGATCTGCCCGAGCCGATCAGCCCCCACACCCTGCGCCACTCGTACGCCACGCACCTGCTGCACGGGGGAGCGGACGTGCGGGCCGTGCAGGAGCTGCTCGGCCACGCCTCGGTCACCACCACGCAGCTGTACACCCAGGTCACCGTCGACTCGCTGCGCGAGACCCATGCGGGCGCCCACCCCCGTGCCCGGAGAGGGGCTTAG